TCAACTGTAAGAGAAGGGCTTTCTTGGGCCTCTAAAAACTGGGTTGCATGTGTCAATTTCAGGTTTATAGAAGAAGGGAAAATGGCTCAAGAAACTAACCGTAGCCAAGTGCCTATGCTTTGTTCCACTGGTTGCGGATTTTATGGGAATCCTCGTACAAATGGCATGTGTTCAGTGTGCTACAAAGAACATCTTCAAAGGCAGAACAGTAATGGTAGAATTAGCCCTCCTGGTAAGTAACACACATCGGTTTGAACAACTCAATGACATAGGAGGCAGTGACTTGTTTTCTGGTCGTGTCCAGATACTAAAAGTATCGGAGCGTTGGGGCAAACAGTTTTATTCAAGTGTCTTACCTTATTGAATGAGGTTGGATGAAATGCTCATAATATAGTTGTGTTCTGATTAATCTGCTCAGAAGTAGACTCTTGCTAATATGTTTGTATTAATCTGAGTTTCCTATTTGAAGATacaaaaatacaggaaaaaataccataccaacatatttttcctgaaattattGGCAGTAGAGATAACGTTGAGCTTGAGGAATGTTtgttgaaagcatttaaaatacaggtatttaatttctgcagCCTGATGCTGAAGTTAGTTTCTCCTAACTTCAGATAGAGAcactttttgtgttttttggcCCAGTGTCCCCTGTACGATGGTCTTTCCTACAAGGCAGATTGCCCATTGAAATAAGTGCTGTTTTTCTACATTGACTCTGTAGAAAAAGCTAGAGtgcttttccccctttaaaATAATGGTAGTGTCCTCAGAAAGAGGAAccctttctctgtgcttttcagcCCAGTGTTTTCAACTTCAGCATGTTCTGCTGGGGGAAAGCAGGCTAGGGAGTGCTTCCCTGGAGCTGCTAAAATGTCTCTTCTGACTTGGCTAGATGCTGACAGCAAGGAATCTCATGGCACACTTGAAGATTTCCCTCCTTGACTTGAATATTAAAACctgacttttaaaattgcaGTAATAGCTTCCATTGAAATCTGGGGATCCAGGCTTTACAACTTCAAAATGGATCAGGAGCTGGCATTAGGCTGTTACACTGCTGTTTCTCGCTgtgctgttttttaaacaaaacccaagcttATGATGTCAGAGTACCGCAGTTTATGCTGAGAAAGCTGTTTGTAGAAGCTTTAATTAGCAGCAAATAGTAACTATTTTAAAGCTCCAGCTTCAGAATTTCGTGCTCTAACTTCTAGGGGCCTGGGGCTGGAACGTAATCAAAATATGGCCAAACATAATTACTTTTTGTAAAATTATGTTTCATTATGATACAGGCTGAGATTCAATTACGTTCCTGGCTCATGTCGTGGGGGTCGAGGAATAATTGCATGGTATAACTTTTGTAATCCCAAGAAGTAGTGTAACACATTTTACATTAGTGTCTTCCTTCCAGCAACTTCTGTCAGTAGTATAACTGAGTCCTTACCGGTTCAGTGCACAGAAGGCAGCACCCAGGAAACTCAGTCAACTTTAGATTCTACATCGACTCCATCTATGCAGCCAAGGTAAGCTGTTTctgtctgttctgtgttttagtCACCTTGATacacattttaatgtaaaatgaagtGTGCTGATACTGCATAATTAAATGCTAGGACCTGGATTAGGCAAACACGTAAGATTTGGCTGCTAACTTTAAAGCATGGGATTTCATGGTAAATAGTAGCTGATCTGTTAGCTGCATCTTGcattcaaatgcaaatttgTCTTTAGAATTTGGCCTCAAATAGGAGCATTGCCAGCTTCATGCTGCTCTACAGAGATTTGGCTGGCCAGTCGTCTGACTCCACAACGTGCAGTTGGTTGTACATTTACCAAAGGAGAGCTCTTTGCATCTTAGAAATTCAAAGATTTTGTAAAATGGCAGAAAGCTGTTTACTAGAGTGCTCATAAATGTATGATAATGTGTTAACAAACCAGTTGCTTCACAAAAAGTGGAGTGTACTAGAAGAGcggaaaaatatctgaaatcttAGTTGTGCTACTGAACTGATTTCTTATTAAAACAAGTAATTTCTAACTGGATTATTCAAGGAGATGTAATGACCTCTTGTAAATCACTCAGACTTAGTAAGTGCTCTCCATTTGTAGAAGctaaatatttgtttatattcagtgctgcatttcagtttaGACTGACACAACCAACAGCAACTTAAGTGCTCTGGAAGTTTTTTGAGCAAAAAATGTTAGCTTCCATATAGTACAAGACACTAACTTGCAGTAATACTTATTCTAGCTTTCCTTTACAAATCAGAATGTAGTAAAACATAGGCTGAGGGTGACTTCATCAGCTGCTGTTGGCTGATAACTGTGCAGGCTAtgttttctgctcctcagcttTTTATAGGAGGTGTTACCTCATTCTTGGATCCTGCATATGAACTGAGAGCTAGGTGCCATGCTTGGTGCTGAATTTGGTCTTTCCATTCTGGGCTTTCTAATTGGGGTAAAAAATAGATACCTTATGCTAATACAACtcttttggtaaaaaaaaaaaataataaagaaatgcaCAGAGGTGAACCAATTACATTgccttgggtttgttttcttatacAACCTTTGTAATaccatgaaagagaaaataaagtatctCTTTGATCACTAGCTTGATTACTGGTTACATGAGAAATGAGCGGATGGTTGCTCTTAAACttgcacttcaaaaaaaaataaaatcatcagtgtcacttgttctttttcccccaaattaaaaacaaggaTTCAACTTCAGTCTTTGGTAATACCTCAGAATTATGATACTCTGAGGAAATATCTAGTAAATTGACAATGCCCTTTTGTAGGTGACCAAACCTGCAGTTCAAGACCTACATGCAATTCTTGGCAATTAAAATTGCAACTCCAATGTCCTGGTTGTGTCATGGACTACTGGTAGGACTTTGCTGGTTCGTGGGCTGCTGGATAATCCAATTTCTTAGGGATTCACTCTGAATCCAAGTGGAAAGGGAGAAACAAATTGGGCAAATGGGGTAGTGCTACCTCTCGCTTGGGACTTCAGCTGTGTCTTGTTCCATAGTAGAGCTGCTGGATGAGCAGTTTGACTCGCTAGTATTGAATGCCTCTCCTATAACTGTCCAGGGTATTCACCTGTGAATTTTCATGCTGTGATTTCGTCAGTATGACTGACAGAGTTGGGAAGTTTGGCCAGCACCACTTCACACTGCAAAAGCGTAAGGCGTTCTGTCTACAGCTGCAGATGCTTTGTTACTGGAAACATTGACATGCTGCAATTTTCTTGTTCATATCATTGCACACTAAAGTAGCTCCTCTACAATTATGTTGCTGACTTAGGTTAGAAAAATCCTTGCATGTTGAATGTTGCATTATTGCGTCTTTGTGAAAGGATGGTGTGCCAAACTatcccaaaataatttttcccccttttataGTTGATCTGGCTTATTGCATCCAGTATGAATGGAAAAACGGGTAACTCATCAATTCACATTGTCCAGTATTCTTGGACGCTGTGGCATTTTATAAGTGGTTACAGAAACAACTTCAGAGTGAAATGTTTTGGCATGCTCTTTCATCAGATATATCCtaatgtatttctttcaggAATGCTCTATAGGGCATGGACATACCTCGTAAAcgtaacttttctttttgtccccTAGCCCTGTGTCAAGTCAGTCACTTCTAACAGAATCTGTAGCATCATCCCAACCGGATAGTACAGCTGTGGACAAAACAGTACCTGAGACAGAAGATTTGCAAGGTTGGTGCCTAGATGCCAGTGACAGAACTTAGGAATGTTTGTAAAACGTGGACTGTACTTAATACACTCCTGTTCAGGAGGTGCCTTATTTTCAGACCCcaattttctgtgaaatcagaaggcaaaagaaagataaactttattttcttaaaaggcaAGTCTTAAACTGGAAACTGTTATGTTTAACTAGTGATTTCAGCATCTGCTGTAACAGGTATGTTAATTGGGCTTTGGAAATGTACATTGTAAATCAATCTTCTGTTCTGTCTTTATGCTACAGCTCTTACATATAAGTAGAGTTCTGAGTATCTTGTTACCTCTCAGAGTAGTCATTTgcagcaaacagcacagaagtTTGTGTTTGAGGGTGTTACAACACAGCTGATACAAGAACAGTGTTAGTATCTTGTATAAATGTGAAACACCTATAAAAGAACCTTTCACCTATGGACAGCAACAGTGTAATATTTTGAAGTTCACTTTATCAGATACACAATTACCAACCCACAAACTCTGGTTGCTTGAAGGAAAATGGCTGAATGGGTGATTTTAGCTATATTGGCTTAAAATCTTGTTGCTGGTACAATGTAgatggttttgggttttttctttgatttttggtttgtttttttttaatatgtagcCTTACAGAGTTTAAGGaatttttaatagtattttttgggaaaaggcaaaaatgctGAATAGTATTCAAAATTTTCTCAGACTTATAGTTTATAGACATTACAAAAGGTGTTAGTAAGTATTCTGCCTTACTTCTGCTGACAGCTGAGGCTTTAGTGGGTAGAGTTATGTTTCTGTAAACTAGCCTAAGCATAGGAGTTCGGGTTTTGCACAGATGCAACGCATAATACCACTTCAAGGTGCTAAATAGAAGTTCTTTCATTGTACCTCTGATaaagttctgcttttcagataGTTTTCTAAACCtaagctttccttttttgtggGGTGGAATAGAGTCATTCAGCTACTGTGCTGAGTAAGGTCACTTCTTTGTTCACACAAACAGCAGCTGTAAAACTGGGAGAATAGGTTTTAATGCTAataacattttgtatttgtaatcATACCTCTGAGATGTCAATTATTAGAAACATGCTTATTCTTAAATATGTTCTAGACATATGCTCTAATACCTGCTAGTTAGGTTGTTTCTTGGAGCTGAGAGCTTCTGTTGCTTTGATTTTGACAACGCACAAAAGGCATGCTCTAAATACCGATCTCTCAAGCCTTACCCAGCTTGAGAGAAAAGCAAGTGCTGTAAAGGCTTATGCTGCTTAAATTCTATATATTTGCACAGCAGAGGTAGGTTTGCAAGCTAGATTTTTAGTTGGTACACCTCGAGTAATACAGATACGGCTCTACTTTCATCCCTGTTCTGCAGTATGGGGAACCTGGGATGTGCTGCATGGCATGCCAGCTGTAACCCAGCTCCTGTGCAGGTACATCCCTTCCTGGGAACCTCAGAAGTAGAACACCTCTGTCAAGCCCACGCAGCACAGACTGCAGGTTTATATAGATACGGATGTGGCATATATCAGAGAATATAAAGGCAACTTCTGTAAGCTGATCTTCCTACTACCCTGTCTGTCTCATGATTCTTCACCTTCCGTCTAATGCCTTATTAGTATTTATCTTACTTGGTTGGCTTAGCTGTAAATTGAAACTCCAGGTTTGCAGCTTCTTGTACTGTGGGGTGACTTGGGCCTGTGAAAAGACTTTTCCCAGCAAGTTCTCAGAGGTGTGTCTCTCTTCTTACCCATTTGGATAGATTTATGCTCCTTCTAATTCTCAATCTCTAAAACTAGTTCTCCCTATGAGAAGATAACATAGGTTGCTCAAcagaagcttttatttcaggggaatatttgcattttacagtATGTCTTTTAAGGATCCACCTTTATCAGGTGTTTAGAGTGCTCAGCTGTGTCCCGTGTCCTTTTCTTTGTACCGTGGTGATTTCTAAACTAAGAACACCACCACCATGTAATTGCAGTTCTAAATTACAGTCCCTATTTATAACTCGCTGTGGCAGGGTCAGCCTTGTTTCCT
This genomic stretch from Falco naumanni isolate bFalNau1 chromosome 7, bFalNau1.pat, whole genome shotgun sequence harbors:
- the ZFAND6 gene encoding AN1-type zinc finger protein 6 isoform X2, producing the protein MAQETNRSQVPMLCSTGCGFYGNPRTNGMCSVCYKEHLQRQNSNGRISPPATSVSSITESLPVQCTEGSTQETQSTLDSTSTPSMQPSPVSSQSLLTESVASSQPDSTAVDKTVPETEDLQASVSENAEPTPEEQDKSLDKPKQKKNRCFMCRKKVGLTGFECRCGNVYCGMHRYSDVHSCSYNYKADAAEKIRKENPVVVGEKIQKI
- the ZFAND6 gene encoding AN1-type zinc finger protein 6 isoform X3 yields the protein MAQETNRSQVPMLCSTGCGFYGNPRTNGMCSVCYKEHLQRQNSNGRISPPATSVSSITESLPVQCTEGSTQETQSTLDSTSTPSMQPSPVSSQSLLTESVASSQPDSTAVDKTVPETEDLQASVSENAEPTPEEQDKSLDKPKQKKNRCFMCRKKVGLTAEALWLGDTGD
- the ZFAND6 gene encoding AN1-type zinc finger protein 6 isoform X1, which encodes MFIEEGKMAQETNRSQVPMLCSTGCGFYGNPRTNGMCSVCYKEHLQRQNSNGRISPPATSVSSITESLPVQCTEGSTQETQSTLDSTSTPSMQPSPVSSQSLLTESVASSQPDSTAVDKTVPETEDLQASVSENAEPTPEEQDKSLDKPKQKKNRCFMCRKKVGLTGFECRCGNVYCGMHRYSDVHSCSYNYKADAAEKIRKENPVVVGEKIQKI